In Macaca fascicularis isolate 582-1 chromosome 15, T2T-MFA8v1.1, one genomic interval encodes:
- the SPMIP6 gene encoding sperm microtubule inner protein 6 isoform X2 yields the protein METAVRGMPLECPPKPERLNAYEREVMVNMLNSLSRNQQLPRITPRCGCVDPLPGRLPFHGYESACSGRHYCLRGMDYYASGAPCTDRRLRPWCRELPTLCTSLRAPARNAVCCYNSPAVILPISEP from the exons ATGGAGACAGCAGTTCGAGGAATGCCCTTGGAATGCCCTCCTAAGCCGGAGCGGCTCAATGCCTACG AGCGCGAAGTGATGGTGAACATGCTGAACTCACTGTCGCGGAACCAGCAGCTGCCGCGGATCACGCCCCGATGCGGATGCGTGGACCCGCTGCCCGGCCGCTTGCCCTTCCACGGTTACGAAAGTGCTTGCTCAGGCCGCCACTACTGTCTGCGTGGGATGGACTACTACGCCAGCGGGGCGCCCTGCACCGACCGCCGCCTGCGGCCTTGGTGCCGGGAGCTACCGACT TTGTGTACCTCCCTACGAGCACCGGCCCGGAATGCAGTGTGCTGTTACAACTCCCCCGCCGTCATACTACCCATATCCGAACCTTAG
- the SPMIP6 gene encoding sperm microtubule inner protein 6 isoform X1, which yields METAVRGMPLECPPKPERLNAYEREVMVNMLNSLSRNQQLPRITPRCGCVDPLPGRLPFHGYESACSGRHYCLRGMDYYASGAPCTDRRLRPWCRELPTVSCVPPYEHRPGMQCAVTTPPPSYYPYPNLRWDTSHFKKSGGPQRNNYVIHPEFVSETYPDYRCW from the exons ATGGAGACAGCAGTTCGAGGAATGCCCTTGGAATGCCCTCCTAAGCCGGAGCGGCTCAATGCCTACG AGCGCGAAGTGATGGTGAACATGCTGAACTCACTGTCGCGGAACCAGCAGCTGCCGCGGATCACGCCCCGATGCGGATGCGTGGACCCGCTGCCCGGCCGCTTGCCCTTCCACGGTTACGAAAGTGCTTGCTCAGGCCGCCACTACTGTCTGCGTGGGATGGACTACTACGCCAGCGGGGCGCCCTGCACCGACCGCCGCCTGCGGCCTTGGTGCCGGGAGCTACCGACTGTAAG TTGTGTACCTCCCTACGAGCACCGGCCCGGAATGCAGTGTGCTGTTACAACTCCCCCGCCGTCATACTACCCATATCCGAACCTTAG ATGGGACACAAGTCACTTCAAGAAGTCTGGTGGTCCCCAGAGAAACAACTATGTTATCCATCCTGAGTTTGTGTCTGAGACCTATCCTGACTATCGTTGCTGGTAG
- the MYORG gene encoding myogenesis-regulating glycosidase yields the protein MLQNPQEKSQAYPRRRRSGCYTDRQNPEAIAAAAMYTFLPDNFSPAKPKPSKELKPLLGSAVLGLLLVLAAVVAWCYYSVSLRKAERLRAELLDLNAGGFSIRNQKGEQVFRLAFRSGALDLDSCSRDGALLGCSLTADGRPLHFFIQTVRPKDTVMCYRVRWEEAAPGRAVEHAMFLGDAAAHWYGGAEMRTQHWPIRLEGQQEPQPFVTSDVYSSDAAFGGILERYWLSSRAAAIKVNDSVPFHLGWNGTERSLRLQARYHNTPYKPHAGSAAAPELSYRVCVGSDVTSIHKYMVRRYFNKPSRVPAPEAFRDPIWSTWALYGRAVDQDKVLRFAQQIRQHHFNSSHLEIDDMYTPAYGDFDFDEVKFPNASDMFRRLRDAGFRVTLWVHPFVNYNSSRFGEGVERELFVREPTGRLPALVRWWNGIGAVLDFTHPKARDWFQGHLRRLRSRYSVASFKFDAGEVSYLPRDFSTYRPLPDPSVWSRRYTEMALPFFSLAEVRVGYQSQNISCFFRLVDRDSVWGYDLGLRSLIPAVLTVSMLGYPFILPDMVGGNAVPQRTAGGDVPERELYIRWLEVAAFMPAMQFSIPPWRYDAEVVAIAQKFAALRASLVAPLLLELAGEVTDTGDPIVRPLWWIAPGDETAHRIDSQFLIGDTLLVAPVLEPGKQERDVYLPAGKWRSYKGELFDKTPVLLTDYPVDLDEIAYFTWAS from the coding sequence ATGCTCCAGAATCCTCAGGAGAAGAGCCAGGCCTATCCCCGCCGCCGCCGGTCTGGCTGCTACACAGACCGTCAGAACCCCGAGGCCATCGCAGCGGCAGCTATGTACACCTTCCTGCCCGACAACTTCTCGCCTGCCAAGCCCAAGCCTTCCAAAGAACTGAAACCGCTGCTGGGCTCTGCGGTTCTGGGGCTGCTGCTTGTGCTGGCCGCGGTGGTGGCCTGGTGCTACTACAGCGTCTCCCTACGCAAGGCGGAGCGACTTCGTGCGGAGCTGCTGGACCTCAACGCTGGCGGCTTCTCCATCCGCAACCAGAAGGGAGAGCAGGTCTTCCGCCTGGCCTTCCGCTCCGGCGCGCTGGACCTCGACTCCTGCAGTCGCGATGGCGCCCTGCTGGGCTGCTCGCTCACGGCCGATGGGCGGCCGCTGCACTTCTTCATCCAGACCGTGCGGCCCAAGGACACAGTGATGTGCTACCGCGTGCGTTGGGAGGAGGCGGCGCCGGGCCGGGCAGTGGAGCACGCCATGTTCTTGGGCGACGCCGCGGCCCACTGGTATGGTGGCGCTGAGATGAGGACGCAACACTGGCCCATCCGCCTGGAAGGCCAACAGGAGCCCCAGCCGTTCGTCACAAGCGATGTCTACTCCTCCGATGCCGCATTTGGGGGCATCCTCGAGCGCTACTGGCTATCTTCGCGTGCGGCCGCCATCAAAGTCAACGACTCGGTGCCCTTCCACCTGGGCTGGAACGGCACCGAGCGCTCGCTGAGGCTTCAGGCGCGCTACCACAACACGCCCTACAAGCCACACGCCGGCAGCGCTGCAGCGCCAGAGCTGAGCTACCGAGTGTGCGTGGGTTCGGACGTCACCTCCATCCACAAGTACATGGTGCGCCGCTACTTCAACAAGCCGTCGAGGGTGCCAGCACCCGAGGCCTTCCGAGACCCCATTTGGTCCACGTGGGCGCTGTACGGGCGCGCCGTGGACCAGGACAAGGTGCTGCGTTTTGCCCAACAGATCCGCCAGCACCACTTCAACAGCAGCCACCTGGAAATCGACGACATGTACACACCTGCTTATGGCGACTTCGACTTTGACGAGGTCAAATTCCCCAACGCCAGTGACATGTTCCGCCGCCTGCGCGACGCCGGCTTCCGTGTCACGCTCTGGGTGCATCCGTTTGTCAACTACAACTCGTCGCGCTTCGGCGAGGGCGTGGAGCGCGAGCTGTTCGTGCGCGAACCCACGGGCCGGTTACCCGCGCTGGTGCGCTGGTGGAACGGCATCGGCGCGGTGCTCGACTTCACGCACCCAAAAGCCCGCGACTGGTTCCAGGGACACCTGCGGAGGCTGCGCTCTCGCTACTCCGTGGCTTCCTTCAAGTTCGACGCGGGTGAGGTCAGCTACCTGCCGCGGGACTTCAGCACCTACCGGCCGCTGCCGGACCCCAGCGTCTGGAGCCGGCGCTACACTGAGATGGCGCTACCCTTCTTCTCGCTGGCAGAGGTGCGCGTGGGCTACCAGTCACAGAACATCTCCTGCTTCTTTCGCCTGGTTGATCGTGACTCTGTGTGGGGCTACGACCTGGGGCTGCGCTCACTCATTCCTGCGGTGCTCACCGTCAGCATGCTGGGCTACCCATTCATCCTACCCGATATGGTGGGCGGCAACGCTGTGCCCCAGCGTACAGCCGGTGGCGATGTGCCCGAGCGCGAGCTCTACATTCGCTGGCTGGAAGTGGCCGCTTTTATGCCAGCCATGCAGTTCTCTATCCCGCCCTGGCGCTACGACGCGGAAGTGGTGGCCATCGCGCAGAAGTTCGCCGCCCTGCGGGCCTCGCTTGTGGCGCCGCTGTTGCTTGAGCTGGCGGGCGAGGTCACCGACACGGGTGACCCCATTGTGCGCCCCCTTTGGTGGATTGCGCCCGGCGACGAGACAGCTCACCGCATAGACTCTCAGTTCCTTATTGGGGACACGCTGCTTGTGGCCCCGGTGCTGGAGCCGGGCAAGCAGGAGCGTGACGTCTATTTGCCCGCCGGCAAGTGGCGCAGCTACAAGGGTGAGCTTTTCGACAAGACGCCGGTGCTGCTCACGGATTACCCGGTCGACCTGGATGAGATCGCCTACTTTACCTGGGCGTCCTGA